In one Streptomyces sp. T12 genomic region, the following are encoded:
- the egtB gene encoding ergothioneine biosynthesis protein EgtB, whose translation MTDPALDADTLRERAVTTLTTARARTTLLTSCVDDPDLTAQHSPLMSPLVWDLAHIGNQEEQWLLRAVAGREAMRPEIDGLYDAFEHPRAARPSLPLLPPTEARHYASEVRGRVLDLLESTAFHGTRLTEAGFAFGMIAQHEQQHDETMLITHQLRKGPQALTAPDPEPAPLHTGPSEVLVPGGPFTMGTSTEPWALDNERPAHVREVPPFFIDTTPVTNAAYQAFIEDGGYEDDRWWTAEGWAHIRQNSVHAPLFWRRDGKQWLRRRFGVTEVVPPDEPVLHVCWYEADAYARWAGRRLPTEAEWEKAARHDPAGDRSMRYPWGDADPAPEHANLGQRHLRPAPAGSYPEGESPLGVRQLIGDVWEWTASDFLPYPGFQAFPYKEYSEVFFGPEYKVLRGGSFAVDAVACRGTFRNWDYPIRRQIFSGFRTARSVGDV comes from the coding sequence ATGACCGACCCCGCCCTCGACGCCGACACGCTCCGCGAGCGGGCTGTGACCACCCTCACCACCGCCCGTGCCCGGACGACCCTGCTCACCAGCTGCGTCGACGACCCCGACCTCACCGCCCAGCACTCGCCGCTGATGTCCCCGCTGGTGTGGGACCTCGCGCACATCGGCAACCAGGAGGAGCAGTGGCTGCTCCGGGCGGTCGCCGGGCGGGAGGCGATGCGGCCCGAGATCGACGGCCTCTACGACGCCTTCGAGCACCCGCGCGCGGCACGCCCCTCGCTGCCGCTGCTGCCGCCGACCGAGGCCCGGCACTACGCGTCCGAGGTGCGCGGCCGGGTGCTGGACCTCCTGGAGAGCACGGCCTTCCACGGGACGCGGCTGACCGAGGCGGGCTTCGCCTTCGGGATGATCGCGCAGCACGAGCAGCAGCACGACGAGACGATGCTGATCACCCATCAGCTGCGCAAGGGCCCGCAGGCCCTGACCGCCCCCGACCCGGAGCCGGCGCCCCTGCACACGGGGCCGTCCGAAGTGCTGGTCCCCGGCGGCCCGTTCACCATGGGCACCTCGACCGAGCCGTGGGCGCTGGACAACGAACGCCCGGCCCACGTGCGCGAAGTACCGCCGTTCTTCATCGACACGACCCCGGTGACGAACGCCGCGTACCAGGCGTTCATCGAGGACGGCGGCTACGAAGACGACCGCTGGTGGACGGCGGAGGGCTGGGCGCACATCCGCCAGAACTCCGTCCACGCCCCGCTGTTCTGGCGCCGGGACGGCAAGCAGTGGCTCAGGCGCCGCTTCGGCGTCACCGAGGTCGTGCCGCCCGACGAACCCGTGCTGCACGTGTGCTGGTACGAGGCCGACGCCTACGCCCGCTGGGCCGGGCGTCGGCTGCCCACCGAGGCCGAGTGGGAGAAGGCCGCCCGCCACGACCCGGCCGGGGACCGCTCCATGCGCTACCCGTGGGGCGACGCCGACCCGGCGCCGGAACACGCCAACCTCGGACAGCGGCACCTTCGCCCGGCACCGGCCGGAAGCTACCCGGAGGGCGAATCCCCCCTCGGCGTACGGCAGTTGATCGGTGACGTGTGGGAGTGGACGGCGAGCGACTTCCTGCCTTACCCGGGGTTCCAGGCGTTCCCGTACAAGGAGTACTCGGAGGTGTTCTTCGGGCCCGAGTACAAGGTGCTGCGCGGCGGTTCGTTCGCCGTGGACGCGGTCGCCTGCCGGGGCACCTTCCGCAACTGGGACTATCCGATCCGGCGGCAGATCTTCTCCGGGTTCCGTACGGCCCGCTCCGTGGGGGACGTCTGA